The genomic window GCGGGCAGCGGTGGTCATGGCGGTGCGCTCCGGGCGGGGTGTGAGGGGGTCCTGGGTGGCCCCGGATGGGGGGACCAAGCGGGCCCCGGGGTGGGGTGGCGGGGTGGTCCCCGGGGAGGGCGGTCCCCGGCCCCGCATCCTCCCATCCTCCCAGACGGGCCCGGGGCCGAGGACTGATCCCAGGTCAGCGGCCGCGCAGCTCCCGGCGCAGGATCTTGCCGCTGGCGGACTTCGGCACCGCGTCCAGGAAGCCGACCGCGCGGACCTTCTTGTACGGCGCGACCCGGGCGGCGACGAACTCCATCACCTCGGGTCCGGTCAGCTCGCTGCCCGGGGCCCGCACCACGAACGCCTTCGGCCGCTCGGTGCCGTCCTCGTCGGTGACCCCGACCACGGCGGCGTCCGCTATCCCCGGGTGGGTCAGCAGCAGCGCCTCCAGCTCGGCGGGCGCCACCTGGTAGCCCTTGTACTTGATCAACTCCTTGACCCGGTCGACGATGAACAGGTAGCCGCGCTCGTCGACGTAGCCGACGTCGCCGGTGTGCAGCCAGCCCTCCGGGTCGATCATCGTGTCGGTGTCGGCGGGGCGGCCCAGGTAGCCCTTCATCACCTGCGGACCGCGGATCAGGATCTCGCCCTGCTCGCCGGCCCCGAGGTCCTCCCCGCCGCCGTCCAGCGAGCGCACCCGCAGCTCGGTGGCGGCCACCAGCTTGCCGACCGAGCCGGGGGCCGGATCGGGGTCGCTGAGCGGGACGAGGTGGGTGGCGGGCGAGAGCTCGGTCATCCCGTAGCCCTGCTGGACCGTGGCGAGGCCGAGCCGGTCGGCGCAGGCCGCCGCGAGGTCGGCGTCGAGCGGGGCCGCGGCGCTGCGCACGTAGCGGATCGAGGAGAGGTCGAACTCGTCGACCAGCGGGTGCTTGGCCAGCGCCAGCACGATCGGCGGGGCCACCACCAGCCCCTCGATGCGGTGGTCCTGGATGGTGCGCAGGAACTGGGCCAGGTCGAAGCGGGGCAGCACCACCACGGTGGCGCCGACCTGGAGCGGGCGGTGCAGAAGGATGACCAATCCGTAGATATGAAAGAAGGGCAGCACGGCGATCAGCCGCTCGCCGACCACGCCAGGCTCGACGGCGTCGATCTGGGCGAGGTTGGTGGCGATCGAGCGGTGGGTGAGCATCACGCCCTTGGGCAGGCCGGTGGTGCCGCTGGAGTAGGGCAGGGCGGCGAGGTCGGTGCCCGGATCGATGGCGACCTGCGGCTCGGGGGCGGTGGAGGCCCGCAGGTCGGCCAGGGTGCGGTAGCCGGCCGGGCCGCCCTGGTCGAGCAGGAAGATCTCGCGCACTCCCTTGCCGCCATCGGTCGCCGCCAGCGACACCGGCAGCAGCGCCGAGCAGGTGATGATCCAGCCGGCGCCGCTGTCGCGCAGCTGGCCGGCCAGCTCCTCGGGGGTGGCGAGGGAGGAGACCGTGGTGACGACGGCGCCCGCCCGGCCGGCCGCGTACACGGCGACGGGGTAGGCGATCGAGTTGGGGCTGTGCAGCGCCACCACGTCCCCCTTGGCCACCCCCGCCTCGGCCAGCCCGGCGGCCACCCGGCCGACGGCGGCGGCGAGTTCGGTGTAGCTCAGGGTCTCGCCGGTCACGCCGTCGACCAGGGCGGGGGCGTCGCCGTAGCGGGCGGCGCCGGCCAGCACCACGTCGTGGAGCGGCTGGTCGACGACGGGGACGTCGGGGTACTCGCTGCGGAACGCCATGGGGACTCCTGCGGATCGGCGACTCACGGCCGGGTGGAGGCCGTGCCGGAGGTGCTACCCGGGTGCCGGGGCGCGCACGCCCCGGCGTGACCACTCAGTAGGAGCGCGGCAGGCCGAGGGTGTGCTGGGCCACGTAGTTGAGGATCATCTCGCGGCTGACCGGGGCCACCCGGCCGACCCGGGTGGCGGCGAGCAGCGCGGCCAGGCCGTACTCCTGGGTCAGGCCGTTGCCGCCCAGCGTCTGCACGGCCTGGTCGACGGTGCGGGTGGCCGCCTCGCCGGAGGCGTACTTGGCCATGTTGGCGGCCTCCCCCGCCGCGGCGTCGTCGCCCGCGTCGTACAGGTGGGCGGCCTTGCGCATCATCAGCCGGGCCAGCTCGACCTCGATGGCGCACTGCGCCAGCGGGTGGGCCAGGCCCTGGTGGGCGCCGATCGGCGTGTCCCAGACGGTACGGCCCTTGGCGTACTCCACGGCGGTGTTCAGCGCCTGGCGGGCCACCCCGAGCGAGAAGGCGGCGGTCATGATCCGCTCGGGGTTGAGCCCGGCGAACAGCTGCTGCAGACCGGCGTTCTCCTCGCCCACCAGGGCATCGGCGGGCAGCCGGACGTCGTCCAGGAAGACCTGGAACTGGCGCTCGGGGGAGACGAGTTCCATCGGGATCGGCCGGTACTCGAAACCCGGGGTCCGGCGCGGCACGATGAACAGCGCGGGCTTGAGCTTGCCGGTGCGCGCGTCCTCGGTGCGGCCGACCACCAGCACCGCGTCCGAGCCGTCGATGCCGGAGATGAAGACCTTGCGGCCGTTCAGCACCCAGTCGCCGCCGTCGCGCTTGGCCACCGTGGAGAGCTTGTGCGAGTTGGAGCCCGCGTCCGGCTCGGTGATGGCGAAGGCCATCCGGCGGCTGCCGTCGGCCAGGCCCGGCAGCCAGGCGCGCTTCTGCTCCTCGGTGCCGAACCGGGCCAGGATGGTGCCGCAGATCGCCGGGGAGACCACTAGCATCAGCAGCGGGCAGCCGACCGTGCCCAACTCCTCCAGGACGATCGCCAGTTCGTAGACGCCGGCGCCGCCACCACCGTACTCCTCCGGCAGGTTGACCCCGAGGAAGCCCAACTTTCCTGCATCCGACCAGAGTTCGTCGGTGTGCTCACCGGCCCGCGCCTTGGCGAGGAAGTAGCCGGAACCGTAGCGGCGGCCCAGGTCGCCGACCGCGCGGCGCAGCGCGATCCGCTCGGGGGTCTCGATCAGCGGGCTCTCGGAAGTACTCGGTGCGGACATGCGGGGTCCTCCGGTCTACTGGATCACGGAACTGGCGGGCGCGGTGGGCCCGGTGGGGCCGTCGGAATCGGCGGGGTCGGCGCAGTCGGCGGGCCGGACGGGTTCGACGACGGCCAGCACCGCGCCGAGCTCGACCTGCTGCCCGGCCAGGGCGCGCAGTTCGGTCACCGTGCCGTCCACCGGCGCGGTGACCTGGTGTTCCATCTTCATCGCCTCCAGCCAGAGCAGCGGCTGGCCGGCCGCCACCCGCTCGCCGACCTCGGCGCCCAGCCGGATCACCGTGCCGGGCATCGGGGCGAGCAGCGCACCCGGAGTCGGTGCCACCACGGGTTCGGCGAAGCGCGGAAGGGCGGTGAGGGTGACGGAGGCCGCCGGCGTGTCGACCTCGATCACGTCGCCGTAGCGGGCGATCCCGAAGGTGCGGCGCACGCCGTCGACCTCCAGCACGACCTGCTCGGTGGTCGCGTCGAGCAGCCGCACGCCCGGGTGCTCCTCGGCCAGCAGGCCGTCCCTGGTCCGGCGGTAGCCGACCGTCAACTCCTGCCCGTCCGCGGCGCGATAGCGCCTGACCTGGGGCTGGGAGGGCAGATTGCGCCAGCCGGCGGGCAGCGGGCCGGGGTGGGCGGCGGCCTGGGCGAGCGCGGCGGCCAGGGCGGCCAGCGGCAGCTCGCGCTTGTCAGCGGCGGGCAGCAGGTCCGCCGCGTGCTCGGTGAGGAAGGCGGTGTGCAACTCCCCCGCCAGGAAGGCGGGATGGCGCAGCACGTGGACCAGCAGCGCACGGTTGGTGGTCAGGCCGTGGATCCGGGCCCGGAGCAGCGCGTCGGCCAGCCGGCGCGCGGCAGCGGCCCTGGTGGGCGCCCAGGCGATCACCTTGGCGAGCATCGCGTCGTACCGCACCCCGACCGCACTGCCGTTCACCACGCCGGAGTCGATCCGCAGGCCACTGTGCCGCTCGGTGCCGGCCACGGGGTGCTCGGCGGGGAACTCGATCCGGTGCAGGGTGCCGCTCTGCGGCTGCCAGCCGGCCGCCGGATCCTCGGCGTAGAGCCGGGCCTCGATCGCGTGGCCGCGCGCGGCGGGCGGCTCGGCGGGCAGCGCCTGCCCCTCCGCCACGGCCAGTTGCAGGGCCACCAGGTCCAGGCCGGTGACGCACTCGGTGACCGGATGCTCCACCTGGAGGCGGGTGTTCATCTCCAGGAAGAAGAACCGGCCGTCCGGGGCGAGCAGGAACTCGACCGTCCCGGCGCCGGTGTAGTCGATCGCGCGCGCGGCCGATTCGGCCGCCGCGGCCAACTCGGCGCGCAGCGCCGGTGGCAGGCCCGGCGCCGGGGTCTCCTCCAGCACCTTCTGGTGCCGGCGCTGCACCGAGCAGTCGCGCTCGCCCAGCGCCCAGACGGTGCCGTGCGCGTCGGCCAGCAACTGCACCTCGACGTGCCGGCCGCTGGGCAGGTACGGCTCCAGGAAGACCTCGCCGTCACCGAAGGCCGCCGCCGCCTCCACCGAGGCCGCGGCCAGCTCGCCTGCCAGGTCGGCCAGTCGGCGCACCACCCGCATGCCGCGACCGCCGCCGCCCGCCGCCGCCTTGACCAGCAGCGGCAGATCGGCCGCGGTGGCCGCCTCGGGCTCCACGGGTTCGAGGACCGGCACCCCGGCTGCGGCCATCAGGCGCTTGGCCGCGCTCTTGGAGCCCATCGCGGCCATCGCCTCGGGGCTCGGACCGACCCAGGCCAGCCCCGCCGCCAGCACCGCGCGGGCGAAGGCCGGATCCTCGGAGAGGAACCCGTACCCCGGGTGCACCGCGTCCGCGCCCGCCGCGAGGGCGGCCTGCACCAGCAGGTCGGCGCGCAGATAGGTGTCGGCGGGGGCGGCTCCGGGCAGCCGGACGGCGCTGTCCGCCTCCAGGACGTGCGGCGCCCCCTCGTCCGGGTCCGCGTACACCGCCACGGTGGTGATGCCGAGTTCGCGGCAGCTGCGGAAGATCCGGCGGGCGATCTCGCCGCGGTTGGCGACGAGCAGGCTGGTGATCATCTGACGGTCCTTCACTTCTTCGCGCACGCCCTGCACATCCCTCACGCCGTCACACCCTCACATCCGGAAGACGCCATAGCCGCGCGCCCCCTCGACCGGTGCGCTGTGGATCGCGGACAGGCACAGCCCGAGCACCGTGCGGGTGTCGCGCGGGTCGATCACCCCGTCGTCGTAGAGCCGTCCGGAGAGGAAGGCCGGCAGCGACTCCGCCTCGATCTGCTGCTCGACCATGGCGCGGATCGCGGCGTCCGCGTCCTCGTCGTAGGGCTGGCCCTTGGCGGCGGCCGACTGGCGGGCCACGATCGAGAGCACGCCCGCCAGTTGGGCCGGTCCCATCACCGCGGACTTGGCGCTGGGCCAGGCGAACAGGAAGCGCGGGTCGTAGGCCCGCCCGCACATGCCGTAGTGGCCGGCCCCGTAGGAGGCGCCGAGCAGCACGGACAGGTGCGGGACGGTGCTGTTGGACACCGCGTTGATCATCATCGCGCCGTGCTTGATGATGCCGCCCTGCTCGTACTCCTTGCCGACCATGTAGCCGGTGGTGTTGTGCAGGAAGAGCAGCGGGATGTCCCGCTGGTTGGCCAACTGGATGAACTGGGCGGCCTTCTGGGACTCCGCGCTGAACAGCACGCCCTGCGCGTTGGCCAGGATGCCCACCGGGTAGCCGAACAGCGTGGCCCAGCCGGTGGCCAGGCTCGACCCGTAGAGCGGCTTGAACTCGTCGAAGTCGGAGCCGTCGACGATCCGGGCGATCACCTCGCGCGGGTCGAAGGGGACCTTGAGGTCGCTCGGCACGATGCCGAGCAGCTCCTCCTCGTCGTAGACCGGCGGCCGGGCGGCCGGATCGAGCGCCGGTCCGGCCTTGCGCCAGTGCAGCCGGTGCACGATCCGGCGGGCCAGCCGCAGCGCGTCGGGCTCGTCCACGGCGAACTGGTCGGCCAGACCCGAGACCCGGGCGTGCATCTCGGCGCCGCCGAGCGACTCGTCGTCGGCCTCCTCGCCGGTGGCCATCTTGACCAGCGGCGGACCGCCGAGGAAGACCTTGGCCCGCCCCTTGACCAGCACGGTGTGGTCGGACATGCCCGGCACGTAGGCACCACCGGCGGTGGAGTTGCCGAAGACCACCGCGACGGTGGGGATCCCGGCGGCGGAGAGCCGGGTGAGGTCGCGGAAGAGCGCGCCGCCCGGGATGAAGATCTCCTTCTGGCTGGGCAGGTCGGCGCCGCCCGACTCGACCAGGTTGATCAGCGGCAGGCGGTTGCGCAGCGCGATCTCGTTGGCCCGCAGCGCCTTGCGCAGGGTCCACGGATTGCTCGCCCCGCCGCGCACCGTCGGGTCGTTGGCGGTGATCACGCACTCGGTGCCCTCGACCGTGCCGATGCCGGTGACCAGCCCGGCACCGACCGGGTAGTCGCTGCCCCAGGCGGCCAGCGGCGAGAGCTCCAGGAACGGCGAGTCCGGGTCGAGCAGCAGCTCGATCCGCTCACGGGCGAGCAGCTTGCCACGCGCGCGGTGGCGTTCGACGTACTTGGGACCGCCGCCGGCCAGCGCCTTGGCGTGTTCGGCGTCGAGCCCGGCGAGTTTGGCGAGCATCGCCTCGCGGTGGGCGAGGTGGTCCGCCGACCCCGGGTCGAGCCGGGTGGCGAGCACGGTCACAGCAGGACCTCCGGAATGTCGAGGGTGCGGGAGCGCAGCCACTCCCCCAGCGCCTTGGCCTGCGGGTCGAACCGCTCCTGGGCGCCCACGCCCCGGCCGAGCAGGCCGGTGACGACGAAGTTGACGGCACGCAGGTTGGGCAGCAGGTGGCGGGTGACCGTCAGCTCGGCGGTCTCGGGCAGCAGCTCCTTGAGCCGATGGACCGTCAGTTCGTGGGCGAGCCAGCGCCAGGCCTGCTCGGTGCGGACCCAGACGCCGAGATTGGCGTCGCCGCCCTTGTCGCCGCTGCGGGCCCCGGCGACCAGGCCCAGCGGGACGCGGCGGGTGGGGCCCGCCGGGAGCGGGTCGGGGAGGTCGGGCTCGCCGGCGGGCCGGGCCGGCACGGGGGCGGTGACCACGGCCGGCGGGATCGCGCGGCGGGTGCCGTCGGGCAGCACGGCCCAGTGCTCCACCAGCGTGGCGTCCAGGTGCACGGCCTCGAAGACCCCGTACGGCGCCCCCGGCCCCGGCGGCGCCGTCAGGTGGAAGCCCGGGTAGCCGGCCAGGCCGAGTTCGACGGCCGCCGCGCCGACCGCGCGCCCGACCCTGGCCTGGTCCCGGTCCCGCACCGTGAGCTGGAGCAGCGCACTGGCCTGCTGCTCGGTCGCGGCGTCGGGCCGGTCGGTGCGGGCCAGAGTCCAGCGCAGCTCGGCCGGGCGGCTCCCCGCCTCGTCGAGCGCCTGCTCCAGCTGGGCGCGGACCAGGGCCGCCTTGGCCTCGATGTCGAGCCCGGTGAGGATGAAGACCACCTCGTTGCGCCAGCCGCCGAGCCGGTTCAGGCCGACCTTGAGGGTGGGCGGCGGTGCTTCGCCGCGCACTGCGCTGATCCGCACCCGGTCCGGGCCCTGCTGCTCCAGGCGCACGGTGTCCAGCCGGGCCGTCACGTCCGGGCCGAGGTAGCGGGCTCCGGCGGTCTCGTAGAGGAGCTGCGCGGTGACCGTGCCGAGGGTGACCGCGCCGCCGGTGCCCGGGTGCTTGGTGATCACGCTGCTGCCGTCGGCGTGCAGCTCGGCGAGCGGGAAGCCCGGGCGGGTGACGTCGTGTTCGGTGAAGAAGGCGTAGTTCCCGCCGGTCGCCTGCGCGCCGCACTCCAGCACATGGCCCGCCACCACCGCACCGGCCAGCGCGTCCAGATCGGCCGGCCCCCAGCCGAAGTGCGCCGCGGCCGGGCCGGCCACCAGGGCGGCGTCCGTCACCCGGCCGGTGACGACCAGGTCGGCGCCCTCGCGCAGGCACTCGGCGATCCCGAAGGCGCCCAGGTAGGCGTTGGCCGCGAGCAGGCCGGCGGGCGTGGTGAACTCGCCCGCCCGGGACAGCAGATCGTCCCCGGCGACCTGGCCGACGCGCAGCGCGATGCCCTGCCGAGCGGCCAGTTCGGCGATGTTCTCGGCCAG from Kitasatospora sp. NBC_01250 includes these protein-coding regions:
- a CDS encoding AMP-binding protein, which translates into the protein MAFRSEYPDVPVVDQPLHDVVLAGAARYGDAPALVDGVTGETLSYTELAAAVGRVAAGLAEAGVAKGDVVALHSPNSIAYPVAVYAAGRAGAVVTTVSSLATPEELAGQLRDSGAGWIITCSALLPVSLAATDGGKGVREIFLLDQGGPAGYRTLADLRASTAPEPQVAIDPGTDLAALPYSSGTTGLPKGVMLTHRSIATNLAQIDAVEPGVVGERLIAVLPFFHIYGLVILLHRPLQVGATVVVLPRFDLAQFLRTIQDHRIEGLVVAPPIVLALAKHPLVDEFDLSSIRYVRSAAAPLDADLAAACADRLGLATVQQGYGMTELSPATHLVPLSDPDPAPGSVGKLVAATELRVRSLDGGGEDLGAGEQGEILIRGPQVMKGYLGRPADTDTMIDPEGWLHTGDVGYVDERGYLFIVDRVKELIKYKGYQVAPAELEALLLTHPGIADAAVVGVTDEDGTERPKAFVVRAPGSELTGPEVMEFVAARVAPYKKVRAVGFLDAVPKSASGKILRRELRGR
- a CDS encoding acyl-CoA dehydrogenase family protein, with the protein product MSAPSTSESPLIETPERIALRRAVGDLGRRYGSGYFLAKARAGEHTDELWSDAGKLGFLGVNLPEEYGGGGAGVYELAIVLEELGTVGCPLLMLVVSPAICGTILARFGTEEQKRAWLPGLADGSRRMAFAITEPDAGSNSHKLSTVAKRDGGDWVLNGRKVFISGIDGSDAVLVVGRTEDARTGKLKPALFIVPRRTPGFEYRPIPMELVSPERQFQVFLDDVRLPADALVGEENAGLQQLFAGLNPERIMTAAFSLGVARQALNTAVEYAKGRTVWDTPIGAHQGLAHPLAQCAIEVELARLMMRKAAHLYDAGDDAAAGEAANMAKYASGEAATRTVDQAVQTLGGNGLTQEYGLAALLAATRVGRVAPVSREMILNYVAQHTLGLPRSY
- a CDS encoding ATP-binding protein, with protein sequence MITSLLVANRGEIARRIFRSCRELGITTVAVYADPDEGAPHVLEADSAVRLPGAAPADTYLRADLLVQAALAAGADAVHPGYGFLSEDPAFARAVLAAGLAWVGPSPEAMAAMGSKSAAKRLMAAAGVPVLEPVEPEAATAADLPLLVKAAAGGGGRGMRVVRRLADLAGELAAASVEAAAAFGDGEVFLEPYLPSGRHVEVQLLADAHGTVWALGERDCSVQRRHQKVLEETPAPGLPPALRAELAAAAESAARAIDYTGAGTVEFLLAPDGRFFFLEMNTRLQVEHPVTECVTGLDLVALQLAVAEGQALPAEPPAARGHAIEARLYAEDPAAGWQPQSGTLHRIEFPAEHPVAGTERHSGLRIDSGVVNGSAVGVRYDAMLAKVIAWAPTRAAAARRLADALLRARIHGLTTNRALLVHVLRHPAFLAGELHTAFLTEHAADLLPAADKRELPLAALAAALAQAAAHPGPLPAGWRNLPSQPQVRRYRAADGQELTVGYRRTRDGLLAEEHPGVRLLDATTEQVVLEVDGVRRTFGIARYGDVIEVDTPAASVTLTALPRFAEPVVAPTPGALLAPMPGTVIRLGAEVGERVAAGQPLLWLEAMKMEHQVTAPVDGTVTELRALAGQQVELGAVLAVVEPVRPADCADPADSDGPTGPTAPASSVIQ
- a CDS encoding acyl-CoA carboxylase subunit beta, which translates into the protein MTVLATRLDPGSADHLAHREAMLAKLAGLDAEHAKALAGGGPKYVERHRARGKLLARERIELLLDPDSPFLELSPLAAWGSDYPVGAGLVTGIGTVEGTECVITANDPTVRGGASNPWTLRKALRANEIALRNRLPLINLVESGGADLPSQKEIFIPGGALFRDLTRLSAAGIPTVAVVFGNSTAGGAYVPGMSDHTVLVKGRAKVFLGGPPLVKMATGEEADDESLGGAEMHARVSGLADQFAVDEPDALRLARRIVHRLHWRKAGPALDPAARPPVYDEEELLGIVPSDLKVPFDPREVIARIVDGSDFDEFKPLYGSSLATGWATLFGYPVGILANAQGVLFSAESQKAAQFIQLANQRDIPLLFLHNTTGYMVGKEYEQGGIIKHGAMMINAVSNSTVPHLSVLLGASYGAGHYGMCGRAYDPRFLFAWPSAKSAVMGPAQLAGVLSIVARQSAAAKGQPYDEDADAAIRAMVEQQIEAESLPAFLSGRLYDDGVIDPRDTRTVLGLCLSAIHSAPVEGARGYGVFRM
- a CDS encoding acyclic terpene utilization AtuA family protein: MPHPGPDSTAPATPPPPLRVGNASGFYGDRFSAVREMLTGGPLDVLTGDYLAELTMLILARDRLKDPKLGYAKVFLRQLEECLGLAVDRGVRIVVNAGGLNPAQLAENIAELAARQGIALRVGQVAGDDLLSRAGEFTTPAGLLAANAYLGAFGIAECLREGADLVVTGRVTDAALVAGPAAAHFGWGPADLDALAGAVVAGHVLECGAQATGGNYAFFTEHDVTRPGFPLAELHADGSSVITKHPGTGGAVTLGTVTAQLLYETAGARYLGPDVTARLDTVRLEQQGPDRVRISAVRGEAPPPTLKVGLNRLGGWRNEVVFILTGLDIEAKAALVRAQLEQALDEAGSRPAELRWTLARTDRPDAATEQQASALLQLTVRDRDQARVGRAVGAAAVELGLAGYPGFHLTAPPGPGAPYGVFEAVHLDATLVEHWAVLPDGTRRAIPPAVVTAPVPARPAGEPDLPDPLPAGPTRRVPLGLVAGARSGDKGGDANLGVWVRTEQAWRWLAHELTVHRLKELLPETAELTVTRHLLPNLRAVNFVVTGLLGRGVGAQERFDPQAKALGEWLRSRTLDIPEVLL